One region of Quercus lobata isolate SW786 chromosome 2, ValleyOak3.0 Primary Assembly, whole genome shotgun sequence genomic DNA includes:
- the LOC115975933 gene encoding probable metal-nicotianamine transporter YSL7 encodes MGLTEKNEEEEEMNRRKEDDPEEAAAKESLSIEQIFASKEVPPWQKQVTIRALVVSFVLSILFTFIVMKLNLTTGIIPSLNVSAGLLGFFFIKTWTKLVQKSGMLKQPFTRQENTVIQTCVVASSGIAFSGGFGSYLFGMSEVVAKQSSEATSAKDIKNPALGWIIGFIFVVSFLGLFSVVPLRKIMIIDFKLTYPSGTATAHLINSFHTPQGAKLAKKQVRALGKFFSFSFLWGFFQWFFTAGDDCGFVSFPTFGLKAYENKFYFDFSATYVGVGMICPYLINISLLVGAILSWGIMWPLIDNKKGSWYSADLSPSSLHGLQGYKVFIAIAMILGDGLYNFLKVLSRTLLGLYKQLSKKDSGVVIPVAGNSSPQNTPSQSYDDQIRTQLFLKDQIPLWLAIAGYVTIAIISAATLPHIFHQLKWYYIVVIYIIAPPLAFCNAYGCGLTDWSLASTYGKLAIFTIGAWAGASQGGVLAGLAACGVMMNIVSTASDLMQDFKTGYMTLASPRSMFVSQIIGTAMGCVISPCVFWLFYKAFNGLGTPDSEYPAPYALVYRNMSILGVQGFSALPKHCLTLCYVFFIAAVVINGIRDAVGKKRASYIPLPMAMAIPFYLGSYFAIDMCVGSFILYVWGKLNKAKADAFGPAVASGLICGDGIWTLPSSILALAGVNPPICMKFLSRGTNVKVDGFLAS; translated from the exons ATGGGTCTAACGGAAAAGAacgaggaggaggaggagatgaACAGGAGAAAGGAGGATGATCCAGAAGAAGCAGCAGCCAAGGAGTCATTGTCCATAGAGCAAATCTTCGCTAGCAAAGAGGTGCCTCCATGGCAAAAGCAGGTGACTATAAGAGCCTTGGTGGTGAGCTTCGTGTTGTCTATTCTGTTCACCTTCATAGTGATGAAGCTGAACCTGACCACTGGGATTATACCGTCCCTCAACGTGTCTGCTGGGCTTTTGGGGTTCTTCTTCATCAAGACTTGGACCAAGTTGGTTCAGAAATCTGGGATGTTAAAGCAGCCCTTTACAAGGCAAGAGAACACTGTTATTCAGACCTGCGTTGTCGCCTCTTCTGGCATTGCTTTTAGCG GCGGCTTCGGTAGTTACCTCTTCGGAATGAGTGAAGTTGTTGCTAAACAATCTTCAGAAGCTACCAGTGCAAAAGATATTAAGAACCCAGCATTAGGATGGATAATTgggtttatttttgttgttagcTTTCTTGGCCTCTTCTCGGTGGTGCCTCTTCGAAAG ATTATGATCATAGACTTCAAATTGACATATCCAAGTGGCACTGCAACTGCCCATCTTATCAACAGCTTTCACACGCCTCAGGGTGCCAAGCTAGCAAA AAAACAAGTGAGAGCATTGGGCAAGTTCTTCTCCTTTAGCTTTCTTTGGGGTTTCTTCCAATGGTTCTTCACTGCAGGTGATGACTGTGGATTTGTAAGCTTCCCTACTTTTGGTCTCAAAGCCTATGAGAACAA GTTCTACTTTGATTTCTCAGCTACTTATGTTGGCGTTGGAATGATCTGTCCATATCTAATTAACATATCTCTACTTGTTGGAGCAATTCTTTCATGGGGTATCATGTGGCCTCTCATAGATAACAAAAAGGGCTCTTGGTACTCTGCAGATCTCAGCCCAAGTAGCCTACATGGCCTGCAAGGTTACAAG GTCTTCATAGCTATAGCCATGATCCTTGGTGATGGCCTGTACAATTTCCTTAAAGTCCTTAGTCGAACTCTATTGGGTTTGTATAAACAACTAAGTAAGAAAGACTCAGGTGTAGTTATCCCTGTAGCAGGTAACTCCTCCCCTCAGAATACTCCGTCACAGTCTTATGATGACCAAATTCGGACCCAACTATTTCTCAAGGACCAGATTCCATTATGGCTTGCCATAGCTGGTTATGTGACTATAGCAATTATATCTGCTGCAACACTTCCCCATATATTTCATCAGCTCAAATGGTACTACATTGTTGTTATTTACATCATAGCACCACCATTAGCCTTTTGCAATGCTTATGGTTGTGGGCTGACAGACTGGTCCCTAGCATCCACATATGGAAAGCTAGCTATCTTCACGATTGGTGCATGGGCAGGTGCTTCTCAAGGTGGAGTTCTCGCAGGTCTAGCAGCATGTGGGGTCATGATGAACATTGTGTCCACAGCATCTGACTTAATGCAAGACTTTAAGACAGGTTACATGACATTGGCTTCACCAAGGTCCATGTTTGTGAGTCAAATTATTGGAACAGCAATGGGTTGCGTTATTTCTCCTTGTGTTTTCTGGCTCTTCTACAAGGCTTTTAATGGTCTTGGAACTCCAGATTCAGAATACCCTGCACCTTATGCTCTTGTTTACCGTAACATGTCGATATTGGGTGTTCAGGGGTTCTCGGCTTTGCCAAAGCACTGCCTCACACTTTGCTACGTGTTCTTCATTGCAGCCGTAGTCATTAACGGTATTAGAGATGCAGTGGGAAAGAAAAGGGCTAGTTATATTCCACTTCCTATGGCAATGGCAATACCCTTTTATCTTGGATCTTACTTTGCCATTGATATGTGTGTAGGGAGCTTTATACTGTATGTGTGGGGGAAGTTAAACAAGGCTAAGGCTGATGCGTTTGGACCTGCTGTAGCATCTGGGTTGATTTGTGGTGACGGGATTTGGACTCTACCAAGTTCAATACTCGCTTTGGCAGGTGTCAATCCACCCATTTGCATGAAATTCTTATCGAGAGGAACAAATGTAAAGGTGGATGGTTTCTTAGCGTCTTAA